A DNA window from Macadamia integrifolia cultivar HAES 741 chromosome 4, SCU_Mint_v3, whole genome shotgun sequence contains the following coding sequences:
- the LOC122076312 gene encoding S-protein homolog 2-like: MNALKLFIVLAFTLALLDPYFVQGTYYVYVMNDLGPNEILFIDCRSKDDRHYLPQRLPYGQEFIMDIEINFFVTTLYWCNLDWKDKRGSFEIFNAKKELFKCGGGTEGDCFRKVRKDGIYYNEGNRDGDYWKKYSW; the protein is encoded by the coding sequence ATGAATGCCTTGAAGCTCTTCATTGTCCTAGCATTCACATTAGCCTTATTGGATCCATATTTTGTGCAGGGAACATACTATGTGTATGTTATGAACGACTTGGGTCCAAATGAGATATTGTTTATTGATTGTAGATCCAAAGACGATCGTCATTATCTTCCCCAAAGGCTTCCATATGGCCAAGAATTTATAATGGATATTGAGATAAACTTCTTTGTGACGACGCTTTACTGGTGCAACTTGGATTGGAAGGATAAACGTGGAAGTTTTGAgatcttcaatgccaaaaaaGAGTTATTTAAGTGTGGTGGTGGCACAGAAGGTGACTGTTTTCGAAAGGTAAGAAAGGATGGCATATATTATAACGAAGGAAATAGAGATGGAGACTACTGGAAGAAGTATTCATGGTAG